GACAGATATCACTAGGAGCAGCAACAAGATACGAAGACCTGATTAGCAACTTCGATCAACTGCATCGAACACCTCTACCTCCATATAAATTCTTGCGGGCATTGCATGTCCATCAAAAAttcaacttttcttgtggaaagcattgaccgAAGGTCTTTCGACCTTCGACACCAACATCCCCCATCGATGCAACTCCTGTTCGTAGACGACTATTCTGGACCAATATCATGTTGATAAAGATTCAAGGCTTGCCAATCTAATTGTAATTGATGAATCTTGGGGAATTTACTATCCTTCTGTAATAATTCACTAgtaatttaataaatttcattcttcaaaaaaaaataaaaataaataaataaataaatgtttaTGTGGGTCAGACCACCTAATCCGGACATAGCAACGTGGCCAATTCTCCTCCACAATATTTTCGTGCTTGTACTCTTATCGCAAACTTGGGTTTTGATCACTAAGCTGGTTGAAGATTGAGATTTCAAGTACCCTTTCGAGCAGTTTTTTGATTTTCTACAGAGTTCAAGTTCCACTCCCGAAATCAGAAGATTGAGATTTGGGTGCAACTGGTTGGTCTCAATCCACAGCTGCAAAGAGGTGGTGTTGGCTGAATTTGTAACGGTGGGATTCTTCTGAAATtgggtttaattgaagattttgaggagttcGATTTGCTGAAGTAAGTGGACTGGTTTGAAGCTGAGAACCAGCGAGAAAGGAGGAGATTCAAGAGTTGTTATTGGTGGTATGAAAAGGGAAACGAAGAGGGCAGTGAATGTACAATGGATTCAGGGGTTTCTGAGATTGGGACTAATTCGAGGGATTCTATATAGAATGCAAAGGTAAGATGGTGAattaatcaaatgggtttgtctgCATATGTTATTGTTTTGATTGGTGATGGATTTCATCTACCACCAAGAACAGATTTGGGGGTTTTATGTGGATTGAAATACGATCAATGTGCAAGTTGTTGATGCTGGTTCTCAGTTAGTTGTTGTTTGGAATTGAGATTAATTGTTGGCTGTGTAATGGAGCTAAGAGGCTGAGAAGGGTTTTTACCCAGGCAATTTTGGTTGTGATTGATTGATGGCTGTAGCAGTGGAGTGGTTACCTTAGTCTCGGTTGAAGGTTAGTCAGTAGCAAGTTCAGTGATTCAAACTTGTAATGGAGGTTTGGGTATCAAACGCGATAGAGTTGAGGTTATTGATGTGGCTGGTAGTCGTGAATGATGTGCGGTGTCTCGGTTGGTGGGTTGCTGCTCGGAGTTTTGGTATACAAGATGCCTGCGAAGTGGAGAAAGAGCTGTAGTCGAGACTGGAAAATGCTGATAGTAGGCAGTCGGAGAAAGCTGCTGTCGTCAAACCGAGATGGAGAGAGTATCTGCATGAGATGCAACTGATGGGTGTGGTAGTTCCAACAACAGATTTAGGTGACGTTGGCTAGTCGAGAAACAACAGCAATGGATTCAAGGTTCTGATTGTTCTTAATGGCTGAAATAACAGGCAAAGGTGGTTATCGATGGATGGAAGTTTGTGGCTCGATGGTGTACTCGATATTGATTGTATATGGGGTTTTATCTTGCAGTCCAGATTGGGTTTAATCGTATATTCAGTGGGGGTCTGTTAGCTTGAGATTTGGGGTGCTTGTGATGCTTTTGGTCCGATAATAATCTGGTGTTTTGTGGTTAAATGATTTGAGTCAATGGGTTCTGTTTAATAATGTTTGAGTCGAAGCAGTAGATTGCAGTGGTGAACGAATGGGTGTTGGTCGAGATGGCGCTACTGATATTTTTACTGGCAAGGAACGTGTTGCCAATGGAGCTCAGTTGGCTGAGATGGACATGTAGTTGGCTGAGATGGCAGCGAGGCAAGGAGCTGGTCGACTGGTGGATGTATGGAACCTTAAGAATCGGCAGCAGCAAGGATAGGTGATGATTTTATGGGTTTCGAGATGGATATGTTGGCTGGTAAGTTTAGTACGAAGAGAGGGCTCGGACAAGAGATGTAATTTTATCATGGGAGAAAAGGGTATAAATGGCTCAGGGATAAAAGTGTATCTTGGATTTCCAGTAAAACACCCTCTGGTTGGAAATGAGAGACTCTCAGGCTTGAATCAAAATGTAACCACGGAAAGTTGAAGAATCTGGTGAGCCCTTATCCTGTGAAATGAGACAAGTAGCTGTAGTGGAGGAGGATGTGGTGAGCCCTTATCAGATTGGGGGACATGATAAATATGAGGAGCCAGAGATAGTGATTTAAAACAAACAGGTAAAATGTTTCCTCTTTCTTCCCTCTCTTTGTTAGAAATAGCCAACTGGGGACCCACCATCACTTAATTCCTTCCCTCTTGTTCTTCCCTATCTTCCCAAAAATGGAAGAGCTCAAAGGAATAATGCAGCATTTTTTCTTCATACAATCAATGCCCCCACTAACTATCCTAGCTACTCCCTCCTTTTTGTTTTATATGTCTTTGTTACAACTCATCAGATCTGAAGAAAAAACTGATTGAATTCAGATTTGACTTTCATCCAGACCTCTAAGAAGAGCTGATTGAAGGAGAAGACCAGACTAATAATTTTTATACCAGAAAAGTAGACATGTAGGTTTTGTGTTGTTATCCAAGTAGTATGAGTGTGTTTAATTTCTCTTTTGATTCAATTTTTGTGATTGATTTCTCTTTTGATTCAATTTTTGCAGGGACTGAAGATGTTGTGATTAGTTTGCACAAGTAGAAAACCTATTGCACAGGTTTTGTGAATTTTCACAAGAGTTTCTGAATTGGAAATCGATTTGAAGAACCATTCCATGATCAGACTAATTCCTAAACCTGAAGAAAATATACAAGTAAGTTGTATGTTTTTCTTTCCCTAATATATAACTTGATTGTTTGTCTCTCTCCATAACAACTTAAACCAGAAACCTTTTTTTTCTCAGTAATGATTTGATTTCACTCCATAAGTTTGTTTGTCTCCATAACAACTTTGAGAGTAATGCCGTATTCATGTCCTGAAAGGTTTTGATGTCAGAATTGGCCATACTGTATATGTTCAAATGTGTACCTTTGTTCACTGATAACGGATTTTTTTGACTTAGCATCATGTACCATAATCTGAAACAAAGTTTTTTGACTCTTGATATGTACGGCATCTGAAATACTGTTTAGAGAACATACTGTTTAAAAATACATGTATATCATGTTTAAATGTGTATCTGGTATTTCTTAATTGATAATGTAAGGAATTATGAGGTCTGACAGATAAGTATGTTTTGTGAAATTTCAGGACTTCATCTGTGTtaaagaaagcaaaaaaaaaacctgaTTTCTGTAATTTTGTATGTTTAAATGTCAATTTCAGGGCTTAATctgatcaagaagaagaagaagaaggtttggTGGTTCTCACTACTAGCTTCCGGCATTCATCATTTTGGAGGTAAAAGAAGCtcatgtttttgttttgtgaATTTGATTGCAGATTACATTTCGATTGTTCACTATTAGATGCCCCATTTTCCTAAAAGGGTTCAGCAATCTATAGGTCTGTAAGATCGAGGCAGTAACGAAAATGAAACCCTTTGTTAGAGTTCTATCTAGATTGGAAATTGTGTTGATTTTTTGAATTTCAGTTAATTGTCTTTTATGAttcaaaacattaaaaaaaaaaagatgcagTCGCCCCATATTAGCATTGCATAACTTTAATTAACATGCGACTTAAACTAATGATATTGTTATTAACAGACATAAGTGATAGTTACAACGCCTAATTAGAATTTTATCTATTATTTTTGCTAGTTGCTTGCTTGTTTAGGGAACCACATTGAGAGTAATGCCGCATTCATGTCCTGGAAGCTTTTGATGTCAGAATTGGCCACTGTAGATGATTAAATGTGTACCTTTGTTAACTGATTACGGATTTTCTGACTTAGCATCATGTACCATAATCCGAAACAAAGTTTTTTTGACTCTTGATATGTACGGCATCTGAAATACTGTTTAGAGAACATACTGTTTTTTTTACTCTTGATATGTACGGCATCTGAATTGTATCTATTATTGTACTTCTACAGATGGCTGCTGATTCACCAACCTTATTTTCCTCTTCTCCCAATAGTACTCTAGATCATGCAGGACATCATGGGTTATCGGCACCTGCGATAGCTGGGATAGTGGTAGCAGTTGTACTTGTAAtttgtgttgttgttgctgtgttcTGCTACTtccagagaaggaagaagaagcggTTGGAGATGCTAGTACGTACAGGCAAAGGAATGCAAACTTTGGAAGCTTCGCGCCAGCTGGCTAATCGGATGCAGCCTACAGAAGCTGGTAATGCTGTGCGCCAGCCCACTATTCAGCTGCACAACACCGAAGCTGGTAATTGCTCTTCAAGGGTGGAAGGCGAGTTCTCCTTTGGTTTCCTACAAGAGGTAACGCAAAACTTCAGTGAACAAAATTTGCTAGGCGAGGGGGCATTTGGGAAGGTCTATAGAGGGAAGTTTCCGGACGGGACCGAGGTTGCTGTTGAGAGGCTGAATCTCATATTAGACGTAGCTGGGTTGATGGCGTTCCAGGCTGAGCTCTCCATTTTGAAGATGACACACAGACACCTCGTATCTGTGATTGGGTTCTGTAACCAAGGCGTTGAGCATCTGATTGTTTACGAATTCATGGAGAGCGGAACACTACACCAAAAGCTCTTTGAGTGGATTGACACTCGTGGCAACCCCATGAGCTGGGATGAGAGGATTGTAGTGGCGCTAGATGTGGCTAAGGGCTTGCACTACCTCCACAGTCTGTCCAGGGAGGCCTTTGTACACAGGGATGTAAAATGTAAAAATATCCTGCTCGACAGGGATATGAGGGCCAAAATCTCGGATTATGGCCTGGTGAAGGCAATGACAGATGATGAGAAGTCGGTGGTGACCAAGTTAGCTGGAACTCGTGGATACCTTGCGCCTGAGTACGCAATGACTGGTCATTTGTCGATCAAAGCTGATGTGTATGCTTTTGGCATAGTTCTCTTAGAACTTATTACAGGTCAGACGACAGTGGACGATGGTCAGGCAGGGAAGAATTTGGCGATGCGCTTTCGTCCCGTCTACAAGAGGGGCATGGAGAATGTGAGAGCTTTGGTCGACCGGTCACTCGACCCGGATGCGCAGGGCCTTAATGGACTGTGAGGCTTGCAATGGAGTGCACGCGCACTGATCCATGGGATCGGCCTGGTTTTGCAGAGATTACTGCCAGGCTGGGGCTTGTAGCTGAGAGATGGCCCCAGCGTgcagaggaagaggaggaggaagaagaagaagctgcttTTGACAGGGAACGTTTTCTTCGGGATTTGGGTAATGATGGAGAAGGCACCACGGCTTATTACAGCGTCTGGGACTTGGAGCAGGGTCAGTAAGAAGAAACAGAGATCAATCAGCAATTTACGTGGAGAGCTTAGTTTGACTCAACTTGGGGAGTTATGTGCGTACATAGACTTGGCATTCAAATAAGAAGAGTAGAAAACGTACAATAGGGAATGGTTTTGATGAAAATGAAGTGGTTGAAGGTAATGGAGTCtaaattttttatatgtatatcatTTGATGAGAGGTTGGCATCTAAATCCCTAGGATTCAGCTGCATTTGTGGACAAAGTGAATCACTGCATATAGATGCATTTGGGCTTTTTCTTCTTACCTATTTTTTGTTGTGATCCCCTTAGGAATGAACCAGGTGCATGTAATTAGTTCATTTCATTATTTTAGAGGTTTTATTGACATACCTAATTTCTGNNNNNNNNNNNNNNNNNNNNNNNNNNNNNNNNNNNNNNNNNNNNNNNNNNNNNNNNNNNNNNNNNNNNNNNNNNNNNNNNNNNNNNNNNNNNNNNNNNNNGTTACAATTGAATATGCATAAGGGAATCTTattgtttaacaaaaataaattatgGTGTTCAACAATATAATCCATCCTTAAATAACGTCGGactaacaaaagaaaataataaagaagtctACCCCAAAGAAATTATCCCCACTGCCTCACCACTAAATAACGAAAATAAATATTTGAAGAAGTATAGATGTCCAGCCTCAGTTAGATATCTTCATAATTTTCATCGAAGTCTAATTCCCAAGAAGGAAGACACTTGTACTCCCAAAGATTTTAGACCCCTAAGTCTAATTGGGAATGAATATAAGATAATCTCAAAGATACTGGATGAAAGATTGAAGACCATTATGCCTTCCCTTATATCTGACTTCCAAGGAGCCTTTGTTCATGATAGACAAATTCTAGATGGTGTTCTAATAGCCAATGAGTGTGTGGATAGTAGATTGAAATCCAAAATTCCTGGAATTTTGTGCAAAGTTGATATGAAAAAAGCATTTGATAACATAAATTAGGGAAGCATTGTTTTGTATTCTTCATAAACATGTCTTTGGTGAGAAGTGGATTGGTTCACTCCAACATTAAACATGTTGAATATTTTCAAAAGTGttttccatatgtgtcttcttctgtAGAAATTTGCAAATGCATAAAATATTTGCAATCGACTAGAGCATAGGCTAATCATTTGTTCTGTAAACTCTACTTCT
This genomic window from Papaver somniferum cultivar HN1 unplaced genomic scaffold, ASM357369v1 unplaced-scaffold_15, whole genome shotgun sequence contains:
- the LOC113335538 gene encoding receptor-like kinase TMK4 codes for the protein MAADSPTLFSSSPNSTLDHAGHHGLSAPAIAGIVVAVVLVICVVVAVFCYFQRRKKKRLEMLVRTGKGMQTLEASRQLANRMQPTEAGNAVRQPTIQLHNTEAGNCSSRVEGEFSFGFLQEVTQNFSEQNLLGEGAFGKVYRGKFPDGTEVAVERLNLILDVAGLMAFQAELSILKMTHRHLVSVIGFCNQGVEHLIVYEFMESGTLHQKLFEWIDTRGNPMSWDERIVVALDVAKGLHYLHSLSREAFVHRDVKCKNILLDRDMRAKISDYGLVKAMTDDEKSVVTKLAGTRGYLAPEYAMTGHLSIKADVYAFGIVLLELITGQTTVDDGQAGKNLAMRFRPVYKRGMENVRALVDRSLDPDAQGLNGL